The following are encoded in a window of Torulaspora globosa chromosome 4, complete sequence genomic DNA:
- the KRE6 gene encoding beta-glucan synthesis-associated protein KRE6 (ancestral locus Anc_3.508), protein MSVRNLTYNGSSSNDGLGTSADDDNRNGSRSFTNQNPFLGSEEEENGLLGRGDQHGGRGNTDSSSSSIHYEARENSETSLIHNTFQHQAQGNSRISDYKGYYSRNGRGSSQGGLGSSARDNTRLNPSKALPSSTSLNTGLSANDILSPPEYDRYPLVSSRVTSMAQLNNPAHGHVPPVSASSSAGNVSSSSISSNPFLGEQDFSPFGGYPASSFPLLMEEKEEDDYLHNPDPEEEARLDRRRFVDDFKHMSKRSFGGLVGVLGLFLGAMVIFIVVPTLTFTGVTHHKQDEVVFFLTDYEYPQLSAIRTSLIDPDTPSSAMTRQAKDGSYWQLTFSDEFNDVGRTFYEGDDQFWTAPDIHYAATHDLEWYSPDAVTTQNGTLQFRMDAFKNHELYYRSGMVQSWNKLCFTQGVLEISANLPNYGRVTGLWPGLWSIGNLARPGYTATSEGVWPYSYDSCDAGITPNQSSPDGISYLPGQRLSICTCDGEDHPNQGTGRGAPEIDILEAEADTHLGVGVASQSYQIAPFDIWYIPDYDFIEIYNFTTTSMNTYCGGPVQQAVSAITTLNTSWYEFGPNAGKFQKYAYEYLNDDEDGYIRWFVGDVPTYTLYAKALHPNGNINWRRISKEPMSIVMNLGISNNWAYIDWQYIFFPVTMSIDYVRIYQPNGSVDMTCDPASHPTYDYIQAHLNAYMNPNLTTWEEAGYTFPKNILTGNCKSSKYKLTS, encoded by the coding sequence ATGTCGGTAAGGAACTTGACTTACAACGGCAGTAGCAGCAACGACGGGCTGGGAACTTCGGCTGACGACGATAACAGAAATGGCTCTCGTTCGTTCACCAATCAGAACCCGTTTTTGggcagcgaagaagaggagaatGGGTTGCTTGGGCGTGGCGACCAGCATGGAGGCCGCGGGAACAcagattcttcttcctcgtcgatACATTACGAGGCGAGGGAGAATAGCGAAACGTCGTTGATACACAACACCTTCCAACACCAGGCCCAGGGAAACAGCCGGATATCGGACTACAAGGGCTACTACTCGAGGAATGGCCGCGGTTCATCGCAGGGAGGTCTTGGATCGTCAGCACGTGATAACACACGGTTGAATCCTTCCAAGGCACTACCATCGTCTACGTCTTTGAACACTGGTCTCTCCGCCAACGATATACTGTCCCCACCGGAATACGATAGGTATCCGCTGGTTAGCTCCAGGGTTACTTCGATGGCGCAGCTGAACAACCCGGCGCACGGGCACGTTCCTCCGGTGTCGGCCTCTTCGTCGGCTGGCAATGtctccagctcatcgatttcatcaaaTCCTTTCCTTGGTGAGCAGGACTTTTCGCCGTTTGGCGGCTATCCGGCATCGTCGTTCCCGCTATTGAtggaggagaaagaagaagatgactATTTGCACAATCCAGACccagaggaagaagcaagaTTGGATAGGAGGCGATTTGTCGATGATTTCAAACACATGAGTAAAAGATCCTTTGGTGGACTTGTCGGCGTATTGGGGCTATTCTTGGGCGCGATGGTTATTTTCATCGTTGTGCCGACTTTGACTTTCACCGGTGTTACGCATCATAAGCAAGATGAGGtcgttttcttcttaaCTGACTACGAATATCCACAGCTTTCAGCAATTAGAACGAGTTTGATTGATCCAGACACTCCATCCAGCGCGATGACGAGACAGGCCAAGGACGGCTCATACTGGCAACTCACGTTTTCAGATGAGTTCAATGACGTAGGAAGGACATTTTATGAAGGTGATGACCAATTCTGGACCGCACCCGACATCCATTATGCTGCTACGCACGATTTAGAGTGGTATAGTCCTGATGCGGTGACGACCCAGAACGGTACCTTACAATTTCGAATGGATGCGTTCAAGAACCATGAGTTGTACTACCGTTCCGGAATGGTTCAAAGTTGGAACAAACTATGTTTCACTCAAGGCGTCTTAGAAATCTCAGCAAACTTGCCAAATTACGGACGTGTCACTGGTTTGTGGCCTGGTTTGTGGTCAATTGGTAATCTTGCGCGTCCGGGCTACACAGCCACATCTGAAGGTGTTTGGCCTTATTCGTATGATTCGTGTGATGCTGGTATTACGCCGAATCAAAGTTCTCCCGATGGTATTTCGTACTTACCTGGCCAGAGACTGAGTATTTGTACTTGTGATGGTGAAGATCATCCAAATCAAGGAACGGGTAGAGGCGCCCCAGAAATCGATATTTTGGAAGCTGAGGCCGATACTCACCTGGGTGTCGGTGTTGCATCTCAATCTTATCAAATCGCTCCATTTGACATCTGGTATATTCCAGATTATGATTTTATTGAGATCTATAATTTCACCACAACATCTATGAATACTTACTGCGGTGGTCCAGTCCAGCAAGCAGTCTCAGCAATTACCACCCTTAACACTTCGTGGTATGAATTTGGTCCCAACGCAGGCAAGTTCCAAAAATACGCTTACGAGTATCTGAACGATGACGAGGATGGGTACATCCGTTGGTTCGTCGGAGACGTGCCTACTTATACTCTTTACGCCAAGGCATTGCATCCAAACGGCAACATCAACTGGAGACGAATCAGTAAGGAACCAATGTCCATCGTGATGAACTTAGGTATTTCAAACAACTGGGCCTATATCGATTGGCAATACATCTTCTTCCCTGTGACTATGTCTATTGATTACGTGAGAATATATCAACCCAACGGTTCGGTGGATATGACCTGCGACCCCGCCAGTCACCCAACCTATGACTATATCCAAGCACACCTGAATGCATACATGAATCCTAATCTGACGACTTGGGAAGAGGCTGGTTACACTTTCCCGAAGAATATTCTGACCGGTAACTGTAAGAGCTCAAAATATAAGCTCACCAGCTGA